The DNA region CTCTGGACAGATGATGATGACTCTGGTTTTCGTGAATACATTGAAAAAATACTCGGCTTTCGGTCAAGAGAAGTTGTAGATGATGCTCTTAAAAATCATTCTAATGCAAATGGATTTAATTCTGTGGTGGATTACTTAAAGGGCCTTGAATGGGATGGTGTTCCCAGGCTTGATACATTGTATATTGATTATTTAGGTGCTGAGGACTGCGCTTATATGCGTACAATAACACGTAAGGCCTTTGTAGCAGCTGTGGCTAGAGTTATGACTCCAGGGTGTAAATTCGATTACATGACAATTGTATGTGGTAGACAGGGTATAGGTAAAAGTACTTTGTTTTCAAAATTAGGTGGCAAGTGGTTTTCAGATAGTATAAAAACTTTTGAGGGCAAGGACGCAGCAGAACTTCTTCAAGGTATATGGATAGTGGAAATTGGAGAACTTGAAGCTTTTAATAAGACTGATATTAAGGCAGTAAAACAGTTTTTGAGTAAATGTGATGACCAGTATCGTGCTGCTTATGCTAGGAAAACAGAAAAACATTTAAGGCAGTGTGTATTCTTTGGAACAACAAATAATCACGAGTATCTTAGTGATCCAACAGGTAATCGTAGATTTTGGCCAGTAGATACAGAAATACAAAAGCCAACTAAAAGAGTATTTGAGCATTTGGATGATGAAGTAAATCAAATATGGGCAGAAGCAGTATTAAGATGGAGATTAGGAGAGCCTTTAATATTATCACCTGAAATGGAAGAAGAAGCAGAAAAGAGAAGAACTACGCATTTAGAAAGGGATCCATTGCAGGGGCAAATAGAAGCCTTTTTAGATAGAGCGATACCACATGATTGGCAAAAATGGAGCCTGGAGCGAAGGCGTATGTTTTGGGGAAACGGAGTTACTGATACCTTGGAGCTGATACAAAGGGACAGAGTGTGTGCAATGGAAGTATGGAAAGAGTGTCTATGTGAGATCAGGAATATGTCTAAGGGAGAAGCGCACAGAATAAATGCTATTTTAGAAGTTTTACCTGGATGGGAAAGAGCAGGAACGATGAGATTTGGTGCAAATTATGGAAAACAAAAAGGGTTTAGACCAGTTTCAATTCGCAAAAATTAGTGTCAACTTTCTTGAAAAAATGTCAACTTTCTCAAAGGAAATTATTTTTAATGTGTCAACCAAGGCAACTATAAAAACTAATGAAAGTTGACACTTTGGTTGACATGAAACCCATTGGTATTACTAACTTATAGATATATGTCAACTATGTAACTATGATTTCTATATAATCAATATAAATAGATATAATAGGTAATATATATATGCCTAATATGCCTACGCGTATATATGTATAGGGGTATATGGTGAGAAAGTTGACATTTTATAAATTTCACTTAGGTAGGTGTGATAATTGAGAGAAAATGTAATTGAAAGTTATTTAGTTAAAAAAGTTAAAGAAGCAGGTGGCAGGGCATATAAATTTGTTTCACCTGGCAATGCTGGAGTACCGGATAGATTAGTTTTACTTCCAGGAGGAAAAATCGCTTTTGTAGAATTAAAAGCACCAGGTAGAAAACCTACAGCCCTTCAAACAGTGCAGCAAAAAAGAATAAGTGATTTAGGATTTAGAGTTTATGTGATAGATAATAAAAAAGCTGTAGATAATTTCATATGGCGCGAGGAGAGAATGTGATGGCAAGTAAAAAAGTATATAGAGTTAAAAAAGAGCATATTAAAGAAATACCTAAGAACAGTAATGTTTTTATATTAAATGCATTTACGTGTGGGTATGTCTTTGTAAGGGTAAAAGATAGAAAAGAAGTGTATATGATATCTACGACTGTTACGAAGAAAACTATGAAAATTGAACTTATAGAAAATATTGAGATAGTAGGGTGATGGTGTATGAAATTCATACCACATGCGTACCAAAGATACTGCATAGACAGGGTATTAACGGATAAAGCAATAGGATTGTTCCTTGACATGGGGCTTGGAAAAACAGTTATAACACTTACTGCAATAAACGATTTAAAGTATAACAAGTTTGCAATATCAAAAGTACTTGTTATAGCGCCAAAGAAAGTAGCAGAAGCAACATGGGCAAAGGAAGCTGAAAAATGGGATCACTTAAGAATGCTTAGAGTTATTTCAGTACTTGGGCCAAAGACTAAAAGGATAAGAGCAATTAATACACCTTCAGACATTTATGTTATCAATCGTGAAAATGTACCATGGCTTGTAGAATATTATAAAAATGCATGGCCATTCGATATGGTGGTTGTAGATGAATTCAGCAGCTTTAAAAATCATCAGGCCAAAAGATTTAAATCACTTACATGGGTTCGGAATCACATTGATAGATTTATAGGACTTACTGGAACACCGGCACCTAACGGACTGCTTGATATATGGGCGCAGATTTATTTACTGGATGAAGGTAAAAGACTTGGAAAAAGAATAACACATTTTCGTGAAAGATATTTTCAACCGGATCAGAGAGATAGAGACCATGTGTTTAGTTATATGCCAAAGCCGGGAGCCAATGAAACTATACAGGAACTTATAGGTGATATATGTGTAAGCATGAAAGCAGAGGATTATTTGGAGCTTCCGGATTGCATCACAGTTACTACACCAGTAATACTGGACAGCAAGGCTAAGAAATCTTACGAAAAGCTTGAAAAGGAAATGCTTCTTGAGGTTGATGAATCAACAATTGATGCAGGAACAGCAGCAGTACTTACAAATAAGCTTTTACAGCTTTGTAATGGTGCTGTGTATGATGAAAACAGAAACATAGTTGAGATACATTCGTGTAAGATTGATGCATTCCTGGAGCTTGTAGAAGGACTTAATGGGCAATCAGCATTAGTATTTTATAATTTCCAGCATGACCTTATGAGAATAAAAAAGGCATTAGAGGGAATGAAACTTAGAGTTAGACAGCTTAAAGGTCCACAGGATGAAGATGACTGGAATGATGGAAAGATTGATATACTACTAGCCCATCCTGCCAGCTGTGCATATGGCCTTAATCTTCAAAGAGGGGGTCATCATGTTATATGGTTTGGACTTAATTGGAGCTTAGAATTATACCAGCAAGCTAATAAAAGGCTTCACAGACAAGGCCAAAAGGATAAAGTTATAATACATCACCTTGTTGTAGATGATGGAGTGGATCATGACGTTATGATGGCACTGGAAGATAAAAGCGGAACCCAGGATAATCTTATGAATGCATTAAAAGCTAGAATTAAAAAATATAAGGAGTAGGAGGTCGACAGTATGGAACAAAATATAAGCGTTGATGAAGCTGTAAAAATTGGGGTAAGAGAAGGTATAAAGTATATAAAAGAACAGGAATACTATAAGACTAAAAAGAGATACGACAGAAGGCTTAGGAATACTAGGCTGCTGCTTAAACATTATAGAGGTTTGAAAATCCACGGGAAAATAACTGATAGTTCTGTAAATGCAATATATGAGGATAATGCGATAGATGTACTGGATGACATAGAGGCTATAAATGATGAAGAGCAGTATATTCAAGCATTAAGTAGAACTAAGAAGAGAACGTTAATTATAGTTGGTCACATAAATAAAGCCATGAAGTATTATGAATCCGTATGTAAAAGTGAAGGAAAGGCTAAAGAGAGAAGATTTAATATTATTAAATATATTTATGTAGATGTCTGCAAGGATGAGGTAGCGCCAACTTACGAGGAAGCAGCGGAGCATTTTAGTATTACTGTTAAAACCATTGGGAGAGATGTGAGAAACGCTATTGAAGATTTAAGCATATTATTTTTCGGTATAGACGGAATAAGGCTTTAAAAATGTCCTTGTCAAAATGGTATTAAAGCCAGTAATAGCGCCAAAGTTTATAATTTTTATGTCTGAAAAAATGTCCTTTTTAGTGGGATTGACGTACCTTTTATAATATGATTTAATAGTATTGTGTAAAATTGTAAAAAATAATACATCTTGTACGAAAAGGCACCTGTAACGGGTGCTCTTTTATTTAAAATATATTAACTTATATTTAATATATATACATAATTTGGAAATTAAATATTAACAATAATTAGATATTATGTAAGTGTAGTTTCTTTCTCCATTTAAATAACTAATATATAAAAAGGCACTTGGTTAATTCTAGGTGTCTTTTTATATAACATATTGTAGAAAAATGTAATAAATATTTACAAAAATAGAATAAAAGAGTAATATTAAAGAGTACTGTAGACATATATGGTACCCCTGTTATTAAGCACTGGTAGAAATACCGGTGCTTTTTCTATATTCAAAAATAAGGAAGGTGATAATAATGTATAACTGGTGTATGCAGCATCCTTGGATGACATTCTTTATATTACTAGCATTGGCTAATTCTATAGGACATTGGTTCCATAGCAATAAGAAAAGCGATTAACAGTATGTGTAGAATAGTTCGACAAAACCAACACGAACAACCAATTAGGGCAGGTGAGGTGATGTGCCTAGACAAAGAAGTCCGAGCAGGGATAAGGCATTTGAGATTTACAAAGAGAATAATGGGAATATTGATTTAGTAAAGATTGCAGAGACTTTAAATCTTTCACCCGGGACAATAAGAGGATGGAAAAATAAAGACCAATGGGATGACAAATTGAACGGAACGTTCCAAACAAAAGTTAAAAAGAATACGGAACGTTCCAAACGTAAAAAAGGTGGCCAGCATGGAAATAAGAATGCAAAGGGTAATTCAGGAGGAACAGGTGGGCCACCTAAGAATAAAAAGTCAGAAACTCATGGCTTTTTTTCTAAGTATCTTCCTGAGGATACTTTTGATATTATCCAGGAGATAGAACAGAAAGATCCTTTAGATATCCTTTGGGAAAATATTAATATCCAGTATGCAGCTATTATAAGAGCTCAAAGGATTATGTATGTTAAAGACAAAGAAGAAATGATTAAGGAACTTAAGAAGCAAACTCGTGGTGATACCTCAGATACAGATGAATATGAGTTCCAGTTTTCATGGGATAGACAGGCAACCTTTTTACAGGCTCAATCAAGGGCCATGACAACGCTTGAAAGGTTAATTAAGCAATATGATGAATTGCTTAATAAAAGTCTTGCTACAGAAGAACAGAAGGCAAGAATTGAGGTTCTTAAGTCTAAGGTACCAGGTAAAGATAAACTTAATATTCAAGGTCAACTTAATGCTATTGCTGAATTAATCAACAAGCCGCAGGAAAGAGAACCTTTGGATGATGAATAATTGTATAAGATAATATTGCATAAAGTTTGTATAAATTATGGGATTTTAAATATTTATTCATAAAGATGGCTTTAAAGTGGCTAAAATAGGTCGTTTACAATGTATGAACTGCAATAAATTTTGATTTGACGCAGTTGGGAGGATGATAAACTTGATTAATTACGCACCTTTAACAGGTAGACAATCAGAATATATAAAGAACTCAGTAGATTCCTGGCTGTCTGTACTTGAAGGTGGTAAAAGAGCAGGTAAGAATATTATTAACCTAATTGCATATTCAATGTGCTTAGAAGTTCATCCGGATAAACTGCATCTGGTAGCAGGGGTAAGTCTTGCAGCAGCTAGAATGAATATCATTGATAGTAATGGCTTTGGACTTAAGTATTTGTTTGATGGTAGGTCAAGAGAAGGTAAGTATGAAGGTAAAGAAGCCTTATTCATTGAAACAAACACAGGCGAAAAAGTAATTATTATTGCTGGTGGAGGTAAGGCCAATGATGCGGCAAAGATAAAAGGTAACTCTTATGGATCTGCTTATCTCACGGAAGTTAATGAGTGCAGTCAATCTTTTGTTCAAGAAGTTTTTGACAGAACTTTATCCAGTAGTAAAAGACAAATATTCTTTGATTTAAACCCTATGCCACCTAGTCATTGGTTTTATAGAGATATACTTGATTATCAGGATCAACTTAAAGAGAATGGTGAGAATCCTGGTTATAGCTATGCTCACTTTACCATATGGGATAATCTAAGCATAAAGAACGATAGGCTTAGAGCAGTATTAAAGCCTTATGATAAGTCCAGCCTTTGGTATCAGGCTGATATACTAGGTAAAAGAACAGCAGCTACAGGGCGTATTTATACTGGGTACAGCTATAAAGAGGTTGTAATAACAAGAGATTATATCAAGGATAAGAAGTTTATTCAGTTTAGTATTGGTATAGATATAGGTGGTACTGATGCCACAGTTGCAACGCTAACAGGGTATACAGTAAAGTATGGTGAAATAATAGAGCTTGATGGGTATTACCATAAACAAGGCAAAAGTAGTGGTTATACACATGACAAATATGCGAAAGAAATAGTTGACAAGATTGAAGAATGGATAAAAACATACCCATCTTTTTTTATTGGCACAATTATATTTTGTGAAAGTGCTGATAAGCTGTTTAGACAAGCACTTAGCAATGAATTAAGGCGTAGAGGTATAAACATTCAAGTAGTACCTTCGTACAAGAAAGAGGGCATTATTGACCGTATCAGATTAGTTAATATATTAATTAATCAGGGCAGATACAAAATAATGCAGCATTTAAAACCATGGATAGAAGCTATAGAAAATGCAACCTGGGATGAAAAGAAAAGAACTGAGGGCGAATGGGTGCGTACTGATGATGGCAGTTACCCCGTTGACTGTTTAGACAGCTCAGAATACAGCATACAACCTTTTAAGAAGAGATTGGAGGTGTAAGAATGGGGTGGTTTAAGAATATGATAATGAAAATGTTAAATGTAATGCCTGCACCAGCTTCACCAATTACTATACAGGAACCTTTAAGTTTTGAAGCCACTGTATTAAGAAATAGAATCTGGTATAGAGGTGAACCTAGTGAATTAGATCAGTTCTTTAAGAATACAGTAATTGACCTGGTAAGTAGATCTAGGTTTTGGGCTGCGGTACCTAGTGCAAAGCTAAACATAAGAAAAATGCACAGTGGTATGCCTTCTATAATCGTAGAAGCTTTGGCAGACATAGTTATAAGTGGAATAAATACTATAGAAGTTAATGACGAAACACAAGACGCTATTTGGCAGGAGATATCAGAAGATAATAAATTTGATAAGCTTATTAAAAATATGATAATTGATACTCTTGTAACAGGTGATGGTGCTTTTAAAATTACAATAGATACCGACCTTACGGAATATCCTATATTAGAATTCTATAGTGGTGAGAAAGTAGATTACACTGTAAAACGTGGCAGAATACAAGAAGTTATATTTTATACGGATTATGCTGCTAATGATAGGAATTATAGGCTTGTAGAAACATTTGGGTATGGGTATATAAGAAACCAGTTGCTAGATGAAAGAGGAAAAGAAGTACCTTTAATTATGGTGCCAGAACTAGCAGGTATGCAAGATGCAACATTCGACAAAAGCTTTATGATGGCTGTACCTATTAAGTTCTATGATTCTCCTAAATGGGATAACAGGGGTAAAAGCATATTTGATAATAAAACGGATGCATTTGACGCATTGGATGAAATAATAAGCCAATGGATTGATGCCATAAGAGCAGGAAGAGTTCAAAAGTATATTCCTGAAGATTTATTACCTAAAGATCCTAACAGCGGTAAAATAATGCAGCCTAATCCATTTGATAATCAATTTATTCAGTTAAATGCAACTTTCAGTGAGGATAAACCAGGGACTACAACCATGTTGCAGCCAACAATTAATTATGCTGCATTTGTCGAAAGCTATGCATCTGCGGTAGATATGTGTCTACAAGGGATAATATCTCCGAGTACATTAGGCATGGATCTTAAAAAGAGAGACAACCAAGTTGCACAAAGAGAAAAGGAAAAGACAACTTTATATACTAGAAGTAAAATAATAGAAACTTTATCTGAGGTTATTCCAATGGTAATTAATACATCAATAAAGGCTTATAATTCGTTGAAAAGTATGGCTGTAGGTGGTGATACAGAAGTAACTTTAGATTTTGGTGAGTATGCTGCACCTGACTTTGAGAATAGAGTTGATACTATAGGTAAGGCGAAGCTTAATGGGATAATGAGTGTAGAACAATGTGTTGAGCAGCTATATGGTGATACATGGACAGAAGAACAAAAAGCTGAAGAAGTCTCAAAGCTGAAAGAAGAACAAGGATTAACTACCGTAGAT from Clostridium pasteurianum BC1 includes:
- a CDS encoding PBSX family phage terminase large subunit — protein: MINLINYAPLTGRQSEYIKNSVDSWLSVLEGGKRAGKNIINLIAYSMCLEVHPDKLHLVAGVSLAAARMNIIDSNGFGLKYLFDGRSREGKYEGKEALFIETNTGEKVIIIAGGGKANDAAKIKGNSYGSAYLTEVNECSQSFVQEVFDRTLSSSKRQIFFDLNPMPPSHWFYRDILDYQDQLKENGENPGYSYAHFTIWDNLSIKNDRLRAVLKPYDKSSLWYQADILGKRTAATGRIYTGYSYKEVVITRDYIKDKKFIQFSIGIDIGGTDATVATLTGYTVKYGEIIELDGYYHKQGKSSGYTHDKYAKEIVDKIEEWIKTYPSFFIGTIIFCESADKLFRQALSNELRRRGINIQVVPSYKKEGIIDRIRLVNILINQGRYKIMQHLKPWIEAIENATWDEKKRTEGEWVRTDDGSYPVDCLDSSEYSIQPFKKRLEV
- the terS gene encoding phage terminase small subunit, whose amino-acid sequence is MPRQRSPSRDKAFEIYKENNGNIDLVKIAETLNLSPGTIRGWKNKDQWDDKLNGTFQTKVKKNTERSKRKKGGQHGNKNAKGNSGGTGGPPKNKKSETHGFFSKYLPEDTFDIIQEIEQKDPLDILWENINIQYAAIIRAQRIMYVKDKEEMIKELKKQTRGDTSDTDEYEFQFSWDRQATFLQAQSRAMTTLERLIKQYDELLNKSLATEEQKARIEVLKSKVPGKDKLNIQGQLNAIAELINKPQEREPLDDE
- a CDS encoding phage portal protein, with translation MGWFKNMIMKMLNVMPAPASPITIQEPLSFEATVLRNRIWYRGEPSELDQFFKNTVIDLVSRSRFWAAVPSAKLNIRKMHSGMPSIIVEALADIVISGINTIEVNDETQDAIWQEISEDNKFDKLIKNMIIDTLVTGDGAFKITIDTDLTEYPILEFYSGEKVDYTVKRGRIQEVIFYTDYAANDRNYRLVETFGYGYIRNQLLDERGKEVPLIMVPELAGMQDATFDKSFMMAVPIKFYDSPKWDNRGKSIFDNKTDAFDALDEIISQWIDAIRAGRVQKYIPEDLLPKDPNSGKIMQPNPFDNQFIQLNATFSEDKPGTTTMLQPTINYAAFVESYASAVDMCLQGIISPSTLGMDLKKRDNQVAQREKEKTTLYTRSKIIETLSEVIPMVINTSIKAYNSLKSMAVGGDTEVTLDFGEYAAPDFENRVDTIGKAKLNGIMSVEQCVEQLYGDTWTEEQKAEEVSKLKEEQGLTTVDPPAVNGSDNLPADTTLTGNQDNLPKGE
- a CDS encoding VRR-NUC domain-containing protein — encoded protein: MRENVIESYLVKKVKEAGGRAYKFVSPGNAGVPDRLVLLPGGKIAFVELKAPGRKPTALQTVQQKRISDLGFRVYVIDNKKAVDNFIWREERM
- a CDS encoding SNF2-related protein, with translation MKFIPHAYQRYCIDRVLTDKAIGLFLDMGLGKTVITLTAINDLKYNKFAISKVLVIAPKKVAEATWAKEAEKWDHLRMLRVISVLGPKTKRIRAINTPSDIYVINRENVPWLVEYYKNAWPFDMVVVDEFSSFKNHQAKRFKSLTWVRNHIDRFIGLTGTPAPNGLLDIWAQIYLLDEGKRLGKRITHFRERYFQPDQRDRDHVFSYMPKPGANETIQELIGDICVSMKAEDYLELPDCITVTTPVILDSKAKKSYEKLEKEMLLEVDESTIDAGTAAVLTNKLLQLCNGAVYDENRNIVEIHSCKIDAFLELVEGLNGQSALVFYNFQHDLMRIKKALEGMKLRVRQLKGPQDEDDWNDGKIDILLAHPASCAYGLNLQRGGHHVIWFGLNWSLELYQQANKRLHRQGQKDKVIIHHLVVDDGVDHDVMMALEDKSGTQDNLMNALKARIKKYKE